The following are encoded together in the Halococcus salifodinae DSM 8989 genome:
- a CDS encoding DUF7837 family putative zinc-binding protein — protein MTTQDSSLGICPSCNAAIPAGLVLIEYERADGSAAFAECPDCRDVVRPQ, from the coding sequence ATGACGACACAGGATTCCAGTCTCGGCATCTGTCCATCGTGCAACGCGGCGATCCCCGCAGGGTTGGTCCTCATCGAGTACGAGCGTGCGGACGGATCGGCTGCGTTTGCTGAATGCCCCGACTGCCGCGACGTCGTTCGTCCACAGTAG
- a CDS encoding helix-turn-helix domain-containing protein, producing the protein MSQLRDAFEAAEVAYDLGVIQQSTDKTALLTDRQREFIVEAVERGYYESPRQCTLTELAESFDVSKGAASGILHRAERRIIKRFLGKSPI; encoded by the coding sequence TTGTCACAGCTCAGAGACGCGTTCGAAGCCGCAGAGGTCGCGTACGATCTCGGTGTTATCCAGCAATCGACCGACAAGACGGCCCTTCTCACCGATCGCCAACGAGAGTTCATCGTCGAAGCGGTCGAGCGTGGGTACTACGAGAGTCCGCGTCAGTGTACGCTCACTGAGCTTGCGGAGTCATTTGATGTCAGTAAGGGAGCCGCGAGTGGAATCCTCCATCGTGCTGAGCGACGGATCATCAAGCGATTCCTTGGAAAATCGCCGATTTGA
- a CDS encoding cupin domain-containing protein: MSDEKFDASMSRITSKPSVVGKLETIRNSVSGWAVESAPSSPGTSNLNCDLAIYLLSSVLDTAAILNMFTTIVNPYLPVLGSVVDSRTTQRTRSESSQLSNTYQTENTKMVEDPKAHSADDPKRDVTVAHPDSSDVPHLFIAGDTYTILLTGTDTAGKMCLIDMHVPPGGGPGPHRHDFEETFTVLEGEIDMTIRGEMIGAKAGQTVHVPANAPHLFTNATEQPARMLCICEPAGQDEFFRAVGVPVDERTSTADLSDEDERAQLEKAEALASQYDTELLMDTE; this comes from the coding sequence GTGAGCGATGAGAAGTTCGATGCTTCGATGTCGAGAATCACGAGCAAGCCGTCCGTTGTCGGGAAGTTAGAAACGATCCGGAATTCGGTCTCCGGGTGGGCTGTCGAGAGCGCGCCAAGCTCACCAGGAACCTCGAATCTGAACTGTGATCTGGCCATTTATCTCCTCTCCAGTGTCCTTGATACCGCAGCAATACTAAACATGTTCACGACTATCGTTAATCCGTATCTCCCCGTCTTAGGTAGTGTAGTGGACTCAAGGACGACCCAACGAACGAGATCTGAGTCGAGTCAGTTGTCGAACACCTACCAGACGGAGAATACAAAAATGGTCGAAGACCCGAAAGCACATTCTGCTGACGATCCGAAACGCGATGTCACCGTTGCCCACCCGGACAGTTCGGATGTCCCTCACCTGTTCATCGCAGGGGATACGTATACCATCCTTCTCACCGGCACAGACACCGCTGGAAAGATGTGTCTTATCGACATGCACGTTCCTCCAGGTGGTGGACCTGGCCCGCACCGTCACGACTTTGAGGAGACGTTCACTGTTCTCGAAGGCGAAATCGATATGACGATTCGAGGCGAAATGATCGGAGCGAAAGCAGGCCAGACGGTCCACGTTCCGGCGAACGCACCACACCTGTTCACGAACGCTACCGAGCAACCGGCACGAATGCTGTGTATCTGTGAGCCAGCCGGTCAAGACGAGTTCTTTCGCGCCGTTGGCGTTCCAGTCGACGAACGAACATCGACTGCCGACCTAAGCGATGAGGACGAGCGAGCGCAGTTAGAAAAAGCGGAAGCGCTCGCGTCACAGTACGACACGGAGCTACTGATGGACACGGAGTAA